One genomic segment of Sminthopsis crassicaudata isolate SCR6 chromosome 2, ASM4859323v1, whole genome shotgun sequence includes these proteins:
- the LOC141553820 gene encoding RNA-binding motif protein, X-linked 2-like, with translation MNALTKVKLISELNQREVDLGLTENVSWHAEYKDSAWIFIGGLPYGLTEGDVICVFSQYGEIVNINLVRDKKTGKSKGFCFLCYEDQRSTVLAVDNFNGIKIRGRTIRVDHVANYRPPKDSRNLDDVTRMLREKGCGLKTPPPSSSESSQDESSVKRCKKDNEPGERKKRDKDVRKSVNKQETPVSFSMMCQPKTRQERKDVDFGKSATAGLEKVSSPEHCHRYFSGCPALPPGQLEKADASRKEKTWLKKSSSSSSRKEKRRREKRKLLDRS, from the coding sequence ATGAATGCCCTCACCAAAGTAAAGCTCATCAGCGAGTTGAACCAGCGGGAGGTGGACCTTGGTCTGACTGAGAACGTGTCCTGGCACGCCGAGTACAAAGACAGCGCTTGGATCTTTATTGGAGGACTCCCGTATGGACTGACCGAAGGGGATGTCATCTGTGTGTTTTCTCAATATGGCGAAATTGTTAACATTAATCTCGTACGAGATAAGAAGACCGGAAAATCCAAAGGATTCTGTTTTCTTTGCTATGAAGATCAGAGGAGCACAGTTTTGGCCGTGGATAATTTTAATGGGATCAAGATAAGAGGAAGAACTATCCGAGTGGACCACGTGGCTAATTATAGGCCCCCGAAGGATTCCAGGAATCTGGATGATGTAACCAGAATGCTCCGGGAGAAGGGCTGTGGGCTTAAAACTCCACCTCCTAGTTCATCGGAATCCTCCCAAGATGAGTCGTCCGTGAAAAGGTGTAAAAAGGACAATGAAccgggggaaaggaagaaaagagacaaagatgtTAGAAAGAGTGTAAATAAGCAAGAAACACCTGTATCATTCTCCATGATGTGCCAACCCAAGACTCGACAGGAAAGGAAAGATGTCGACTTTGGGAAATCTGCCACTGCAGGCCTTGAGAAGGTCTCCAGTCCGGAGCATTGTCACAGATACTTTAGTGGCTGCCCTGCGCTCCCTCCAGGTCAGCTTGAGAAAGCAGATGCCTCAAGGAAGGAGAAGACATGGCTTAAGAAATCCTCAAGCAGTTctagcagaaaggaaaaaagaaggagggaaaagagaaagcttCTGGACAGAAGTTAA